The Cryomorphaceae bacterium 1068 genome window below encodes:
- the glgP gene encoding alpha-glucan family phosphorylase: MPESKPRIAYFCMEYGLDDKLKTYAGGLGILAGDYMKGAKDHNFPIVGLGLKWKQGYTDQYIDKDGQPYDSYKNQNYDFLEDTGVTVSVTIRQREVFVKVWKCDSFGNAPLYLLDTDIPENEDAWITGQLYGWFGEERIAQEMVLGVAGVRALRALGIDVDLYHFNEGHALFAGFELVREKRDAGKSFDEALDASREEIVFTTHTPVVQGNESHTIDRLMYMGANMGMTVEQMVSLGGAPFNMTVGALRMSKKANAVAQLHGETAQKMWAHVEGGSEIVPITNAIHRPTWVDSAMTDAAEGKGDIWESHMKNKRALVDFVKERTGAELKEDVLTLGFSRRAVAYKRANLLFRDPEVIDPLLKEGKLQIVYSGKAHPLDDGGKQLIAEIVGFSKKYPHAVVYIPNYDMATGSALTRGSDVWLNNPRRPKEASGTSGMKAAINGVLNCSILDGWWPEACDHGKNGWQFGDAFVGVTEAEHDKHDGDALYKVLLDEVIPTFYNDRDKWVSMMKQSILDCKDQFAVKRMLEEYYDLLYV, translated from the coding sequence ATGCCTGAATCAAAGCCAAGAATAGCCTATTTCTGCATGGAATATGGCCTCGATGATAAATTGAAAACATACGCAGGTGGTCTCGGAATATTAGCGGGAGACTACATGAAAGGAGCCAAAGACCACAATTTTCCAATTGTGGGTTTGGGGCTTAAATGGAAGCAAGGTTATACCGATCAATACATTGACAAAGACGGTCAACCGTACGATAGCTACAAGAATCAAAACTATGATTTCTTGGAAGATACCGGAGTTACGGTTTCTGTTACTATTCGTCAGCGCGAAGTTTTCGTGAAGGTTTGGAAATGTGATTCATTTGGAAATGCGCCACTTTATCTACTTGATACCGACATTCCTGAAAACGAAGACGCATGGATTACCGGTCAACTTTACGGTTGGTTTGGTGAAGAGCGTATTGCTCAGGAAATGGTTCTCGGTGTAGCAGGTGTTAGAGCCTTGCGCGCACTAGGAATTGACGTAGATCTTTATCACTTTAACGAAGGACACGCTCTTTTTGCCGGATTTGAACTCGTTCGCGAAAAGCGTGATGCAGGTAAGTCATTTGACGAAGCACTGGATGCGAGCCGCGAAGAAATCGTTTTCACAACGCACACACCTGTTGTACAAGGAAACGAATCACACACCATTGATCGCCTCATGTACATGGGTGCGAATATGGGAATGACAGTTGAACAAATGGTGAGCCTCGGTGGTGCACCTTTCAATATGACCGTAGGAGCACTTAGAATGTCTAAGAAAGCAAATGCCGTTGCACAACTTCACGGAGAAACAGCTCAGAAAATGTGGGCACACGTTGAAGGTGGTTCTGAAATAGTTCCCATTACCAATGCCATCCACCGGCCAACGTGGGTAGATTCTGCAATGACAGATGCCGCCGAAGGAAAGGGCGATATTTGGGAAAGCCACATGAAGAATAAGCGAGCGCTTGTTGATTTTGTGAAAGAACGAACAGGAGCTGAGTTGAAGGAAGATGTTCTGACTTTAGGGTTTTCAAGAAGAGCGGTAGCTTATAAAAGAGCCAATTTGCTTTTCCGCGATCCTGAGGTAATAGATCCGCTTTTGAAAGAGGGAAAATTACAAATCGTGTATTCAGGAAAAGCGCACCCATTGGATGATGGCGGAAAGCAATTGATTGCTGAGATTGTTGGTTTTTCTAAAAAATACCCTCACGCTGTTGTCTACATTCCAAATTACGATATGGCAACGGGGTCAGCCCTCACCAGAGGATCTGATGTTTGGTTAAACAATCCGCGTCGCCCGAAAGAAGCGAGTGGAACTTCAGGAATGAAGGCAGCGATCAACGGTGTGCTGAACTGCAGTATTCTAGATGGATGGTGGCCTGAGGCTTGCGATCATGGTAAGAACGGATGGCAATTCGGAGATGCCTTTGTGGGAGTAACTGAGGCTGAGCACGACAAGCATGATGGTGATGCACTTTACAAAGTCCTTTTGGATGAAGTAATCCCTACTTTTTATAACGACCGCGATAAGTGGGTAAGCATGATGAAGCAGAGTATTCTTGACTGTAAAGATCAATTTGCCGTTAAGAGGATGCTCGAAGAGTATTACGATCTTTTGTACGTATAG
- a CDS encoding short-chain dehydrogenase: protein MAVILLALYMFELFTPGISHYFEVYSTAFSKELVLTFFFISETLLGLIPPDLFIVWAKQFASPYAVVTVLAVLSYLAGLLAYYLGVRLVAVNKMRQYIHVKFEKQFAMLRSWGGLIIVIAALLPLPFSTMCLGAGMLKFSFRTLAILGIFRIARFFAYAAVLYQVV, encoded by the coding sequence ATGGCTGTGATTCTTTTAGCCCTATATATGTTTGAGTTATTTACCCCTGGCATCTCTCATTACTTCGAAGTGTATTCTACTGCTTTTTCGAAGGAATTGGTGCTGACTTTTTTCTTCATTAGCGAAACGCTCCTCGGTCTTATTCCTCCCGATCTTTTTATTGTTTGGGCTAAGCAGTTTGCCTCACCTTATGCAGTAGTAACCGTTTTGGCTGTATTGAGTTATCTGGCGGGTTTACTAGCCTACTATCTAGGTGTAAGATTGGTAGCTGTGAATAAAATGAGGCAATACATCCACGTTAAATTCGAAAAGCAATTTGCCATGCTTCGTTCGTGGGGTGGACTGATCATCGTTATTGCAGCTCTTTTGCCTCTCCCTTTCAGTACCATGTGTTTGGGAGCCGGGATGTTGAAATTCTCATTTAGAACGCTTGCCATTCTAGGCATTTTTAGAATCGCTCGATTCTTTGCCTATGCTGCAGTTCTTTATCAAGTAGTCTAA